One window of the Candidatus Zixiibacteriota bacterium genome contains the following:
- a CDS encoding hypothetical protein (Evidence 5 : Unknown function), which yields MVRTLYWPYFTRPNPFNLSKRAGSSWVIRITLDKTTRTFAVPGNSPLGAGNYDSFVPCDFDINSM from the coding sequence GTGGTTCGGACTCTTTACTGGCCTTATTTCACCCGGCCCAACCCTTTCAACCTCTCCAAGCGCGCCGGTTCGTCGTGGGTCATCCGGATAACTCTCGATAAGACCACACGCACTTTCGCGGTTCCGGGCAACTCACCTCTTGGGGCGGGCAATTATGATTCTTTCGTACCGTGCGATTTTGATATCAATTCGATGTGA
- the wbpA gene encoding UDP-N-acetyl-D-glucosamine 6-dehydrogenase, with translation MVNDLLKKFDKKTAKIGIMGLGYVGLPLAVEFAEAGFNVTGFEISEKKIKLINAGKSDIDDIPNDRVAPLVKAGLLTATGNPKLIKQMDAVSICVPTPLSKTKDPDVSFILSAMEWIKPNLHKGLLVVLESTTYPGTTDDLILPILQQSGLKIGQEIFLAFSPERVDPGNARFNTKNTPRVVGGITPHCTKAAQKYYQQILDDVYPLSSTKAAEMVKLLENTFRLVNIGLVNEVALMCDRLKLNVWEIIDAASTKPFGFMPFYPGPGLGGHCIPIDPHYLSWKLKSLNYYARFIELAGDINSHMPEYVIDRIRRVLNDQGRSIKGQKVLVLGIAYKKDIKDVRESPSLDVIHLLEMEGAKVIYNDPHVPQIIWKDGILKSTKLTADLLKKIDLAVIVTDHKAYDYQWIVDNTRLIFDTRNAAKKVQRGRKKITVL, from the coding sequence ATGGTAAATGACTTATTGAAAAAATTTGATAAGAAAACCGCGAAGATTGGCATTATGGGGCTGGGGTATGTCGGTCTGCCCCTGGCGGTCGAATTTGCCGAAGCCGGATTTAATGTTACCGGATTCGAAATTTCGGAAAAGAAGATTAAACTGATAAATGCCGGAAAGTCGGATATCGATGATATTCCCAATGACCGGGTGGCGCCGCTGGTTAAAGCGGGTCTTTTAACTGCAACCGGCAATCCTAAACTGATAAAGCAGATGGATGCCGTTTCGATCTGCGTCCCCACACCTCTATCCAAGACCAAGGATCCCGATGTCAGTTTCATTTTGTCGGCTATGGAATGGATTAAGCCGAATCTCCACAAAGGACTTTTGGTGGTTCTGGAATCGACCACCTATCCCGGGACAACCGACGACTTGATTCTTCCTATATTGCAGCAATCCGGCCTAAAAATCGGACAGGAAATTTTTCTGGCGTTCTCTCCGGAGCGGGTTGACCCCGGCAATGCCCGATTCAACACCAAGAATACACCGCGCGTGGTCGGCGGAATAACTCCCCATTGCACCAAAGCGGCCCAGAAATATTATCAGCAGATTCTGGATGATGTTTATCCTTTGTCATCGACCAAGGCGGCGGAAATGGTCAAATTGCTGGAAAATACCTTCCGCCTGGTGAATATCGGGCTGGTCAATGAGGTCGCCCTGATGTGCGATCGGCTGAAATTGAATGTCTGGGAGATTATCGATGCCGCCTCGACCAAGCCGTTCGGCTTCATGCCGTTTTACCCCGGCCCGGGACTGGGGGGACACTGCATTCCGATCGATCCGCACTATCTTTCCTGGAAACTGAAGAGCTTGAATTATTATGCCCGCTTTATCGAGCTGGCCGGCGATATCAATTCCCATATGCCGGAATATGTTATCGACCGCATTCGTCGGGTCCTGAACGACCAGGGCCGGTCAATCAAAGGGCAAAAGGTCCTCGTGCTCGGGATAGCCTACAAAAAAGATATTAAAGATGTCAGGGAGTCGCCGTCCCTCGATGTTATCCATCTGCTGGAAATGGAAGGGGCCAAAGTTATTTATAACGACCCCCATGTTCCGCAGATCATTTGGAAAGATGGTATCCTGAAATCGACCAAATTGACTGCCGACCTTCTGAAGAAAATTGACCTGGCGGTCATCGTAACGGATCATAAGGCCTATGATTACCAGTGGATTGTCGACAATACCAGACTGATTTTCGACACACGCAACGCCGCCAAGAAGGTTCAGAGGGGACGCAAAAAAATTACCGTTCTCTAG
- the gmd gene encoding GDP-mannose 4,6-dehydratase, whose protein sequence is MRALITGITGQDGSYLADFLLDKGYEIYGMVRRASTETFGRIEHIRSRIKLVQADLLDQLSIINLIEEVKPDEIYNLAAQSFVPTSWNQPVLTGEFDALGVTKILEAIRFLNKKIKFYQASSSEMFGKVRQIPQTEETPFYPRSPYGVAKVYGHFITINYRESYSIHASSGILFNHESPRRGLEFVTRKITDGAARIKLGLTDKLPLGNLEAERDWGYAGDYVRAMWLMVQKEKSDTYVIASGQAHSVRNFVEEAFGHLNLDYRDHVVTDPRFMRPAEVDHLLGNAARAKRELGWEPEVDFKGLVRMMVDADLERLREKKE, encoded by the coding sequence ATGCGCGCGCTAATTACGGGGATTACGGGACAGGACGGCTCCTATCTCGCCGATTTTCTGCTCGATAAAGGATACGAAATTTACGGGATGGTCCGAAGGGCTTCAACCGAGACATTCGGGCGGATCGAACATATCCGCTCGCGGATCAAGCTGGTTCAGGCCGACCTTCTGGATCAACTTTCAATCATCAATTTGATCGAAGAAGTAAAACCGGATGAGATTTATAATCTGGCGGCACAGTCGTTTGTGCCGACTTCATGGAACCAGCCGGTCCTGACCGGCGAGTTCGACGCGCTCGGTGTCACTAAGATTCTGGAGGCGATCCGCTTCTTGAATAAAAAAATCAAATTCTATCAGGCGTCGTCTTCGGAAATGTTCGGCAAGGTCCGCCAAATACCGCAGACCGAAGAAACCCCGTTTTATCCCCGCTCGCCGTATGGGGTGGCCAAAGTTTACGGTCATTTCATCACGATCAATTATCGGGAGAGTTATTCCATTCATGCCAGTTCGGGAATTCTGTTTAATCACGAATCGCCGCGCCGCGGTCTGGAATTCGTGACGCGCAAAATCACCGACGGGGCCGCCCGCATCAAACTGGGTCTGACCGATAAGTTGCCCCTGGGCAATCTGGAAGCGGAGCGCGATTGGGGATACGCCGGCGACTATGTGCGGGCGATGTGGCTCATGGTGCAGAAGGAAAAATCGGATACATACGTTATCGCCAGCGGGCAGGCCCACTCGGTACGGAATTTCGTGGAAGAGGCCTTCGGGCATCTCAATCTCGATTATCGCGACCATGTCGTCACCGATCCAAGATTTATGCGGCCCGCCGAGGTAGATCATCTTTTGGGAAATGCCGCCAGGGCCAAACGGGAACTGGGCTGGGAGCCCGAAGTCGATTTCAAGGGACTGGTGCGGATGATGGTCGATGCCGACTTGGAAAGACTCCGTGAAAAGAAAGAATAA
- a CDS encoding exported hypothetical protein (Evidence 5 : Unknown function) yields MKKIYFFKFLSVAIFILSFSIIGGSVLADTLSVPIRIAVSTASDAPTLGIPRWKAYMLETDPNKFWACYANGSSTLGNISYTGDGGRTWNTNEIQIDPAGYLDMHCSVFGRNGNMYMTWPGRQNSIVFRKFKAPIHSNADGDAIVPIAGTSSRHRSNIMVQITGRIWLFTRLSYASPSENVLYNYSDNEGASWTHGTAFATNSNSVRIGSMPYAGGRPALVVLYLNDPRGFEYYLWNGRSFEARPDHSIYGVNMGSTRAFTHNVVNDTTFHLIFGLGNSLHHMWKNYANGTGNWNHEIIDGSVTTNNNEWYPISTVRGNDLYLFYCKKSSSDNATSMIYYKKWSQQSQTWTEPVLVSTDAANRYNRDPNTCFSVPANSPYVPVIWRCGTGPYDIFFDKVMVASDTVQASVEYNLGIASSPEMGGTTDPPAGSYYYPESTRVNIAASAAAGYEFADWSGDVENPAASTTTVLMSSDKTVKANFVAISDLSGSIHGTVQIDSGGLRGVYVDLLDLYGGLVKRATTDIDGSYAMDSLSPGSYIVDLNVPLGFDPIGSPSTLVTIADTGIQVDYKLRDITTGNVADYWWWRRQIEALRDNPSADVGITIDDIDNFGSSIFDHFYQRTDQYAMRIDDATYADNPARALTFNDIAGFWLDSDNDSTSARIRKHLLACLLNVASNRLSQNTVVSVDGATASQAITYLAGRYAGGDVNDATIWYNLSLIHTQQLIAAGVIPLSTPNIMYKPDSTIHNGSLANEFGLAQNRPNPFNPVTTIRYAVPAPGHVSLEVFDLLGRKVRTLVDDMKSAGIYRIEWDGRDEGNQPVSSGVYFYKLRAGSVIQTRKMLLLK; encoded by the coding sequence ATGAAAAAGATTTATTTTTTCAAATTTCTGTCCGTGGCCATATTTATACTGAGTTTTTCGATAATTGGCGGTTCCGTCCTCGCCGATACGTTATCGGTGCCGATTCGGATTGCGGTTTCGACGGCCTCCGATGCCCCGACCCTGGGGATTCCACGCTGGAAAGCATATATGCTGGAAACCGACCCGAATAAGTTCTGGGCCTGTTATGCCAACGGCAGCAGCACGCTGGGTAATATTTCTTATACCGGCGACGGCGGCAGGACCTGGAACACGAATGAGATTCAAATCGATCCGGCGGGCTACCTTGATATGCATTGTTCCGTATTCGGGCGAAACGGGAACATGTATATGACCTGGCCGGGGCGCCAAAACAGCATCGTCTTTCGAAAATTCAAAGCCCCGATCCACAGTAACGCCGATGGTGATGCCATAGTGCCGATCGCCGGAACATCAAGCCGTCATCGCTCCAATATAATGGTACAGATCACCGGCCGCATTTGGCTTTTCACCCGTCTCAGTTATGCCAGTCCGAGCGAGAATGTCCTTTATAACTATTCCGATAATGAGGGGGCGAGCTGGACTCATGGAACGGCTTTCGCTACCAACAGCAATTCGGTCCGGATCGGCTCGATGCCTTACGCGGGAGGGCGGCCGGCGCTGGTGGTGCTTTATCTCAATGATCCCCGCGGTTTTGAATATTATTTGTGGAATGGAAGGTCCTTTGAGGCCCGGCCGGATCACTCGATTTACGGTGTCAACATGGGCAGTACGCGGGCTTTCACGCATAACGTTGTCAATGACACCACTTTTCATTTGATTTTCGGGCTGGGCAATTCCCTTCACCATATGTGGAAGAATTATGCCAACGGCACGGGCAATTGGAACCATGAGATAATCGACGGTTCCGTGACGACCAATAATAACGAGTGGTACCCCATATCGACGGTACGGGGAAACGACCTGTATCTATTTTACTGCAAGAAATCATCGAGCGACAATGCTACCTCGATGATTTATTACAAAAAGTGGTCTCAGCAATCTCAGACCTGGACCGAACCGGTTCTGGTTTCTACCGATGCCGCCAATCGTTACAACAGGGATCCGAATACTTGTTTTTCCGTGCCGGCGAACTCTCCCTATGTTCCGGTTATATGGAGATGTGGTACCGGGCCCTATGATATCTTTTTTGACAAAGTGATGGTCGCTTCCGACACGGTCCAGGCCTCGGTCGAATATAATTTGGGAATCGCCAGTTCTCCGGAAATGGGAGGAACCACTGATCCGCCCGCCGGAAGTTATTACTATCCCGAAAGCACCCGCGTGAATATCGCGGCCTCGGCCGCCGCCGGCTATGAATTTGCCGATTGGAGCGGCGATGTCGAAAATCCGGCCGCATCCACGACCACGGTCTTAATGAGTAGTGATAAGACCGTGAAGGCGAATTTTGTGGCCATTTCCGACCTGAGCGGTTCAATTCATGGTACCGTTCAAATCGATTCCGGCGGCTTGCGGGGCGTTTATGTCGATCTCCTGGATCTCTATGGCGGGTTGGTTAAGAGGGCGACCACGGATATCGACGGCTCATATGCGATGGATAGTCTGAGTCCGGGCAGTTATATTGTGGACCTAAATGTGCCTCTCGGGTTCGACCCGATCGGTTCCCCGTCGACACTGGTGACAATTGCAGATACCGGCATCCAAGTCGACTACAAATTGCGGGATATCACCACGGGGAATGTGGCCGACTACTGGTGGTGGAGAAGGCAAATTGAGGCCCTGCGGGATAATCCCTCCGCCGATGTCGGTATAACCATTGACGATATAGATAATTTCGGAAGTTCCATATTCGATCATTTTTACCAACGGACCGACCAGTACGCCATGAGGATCGACGACGCAACTTACGCGGACAATCCGGCGCGGGCGCTTACTTTCAACGATATTGCCGGTTTTTGGCTCGATTCCGATAACGACAGCACATCGGCGCGGATCCGTAAACATCTTCTAGCCTGTTTGCTGAATGTGGCTTCAAATCGCCTGAGTCAAAATACTGTAGTGAGTGTTGATGGCGCCACGGCGAGCCAGGCGATCACTTATTTGGCCGGGCGCTATGCCGGCGGCGATGTCAATGACGCGACCATCTGGTATAATCTCTCGCTTATTCATACGCAACAACTGATCGCGGCCGGGGTGATCCCACTCTCCACGCCCAATATTATGTATAAGCCTGATTCCACGATTCATAATGGTTCGTTGGCTAATGAATTTGGGCTGGCACAGAATCGTCCCAACCCGTTTAATCCTGTCACAACAATAAGATATGCCGTTCCTGCCCCGGGCCATGTATCCCTTGAAGTCTTCGATTTACTGGGCCGGAAGGTGCGAACGCTGGTGGATGACATGAAATCGGCCGGCATTTACCGGATTGAGTGGGACGGCCGGGATGAGGGCAATCAGCCGGTTTCGAGCGGCGTTTATTTTTACAAATTGAGGGCCGGGTCCGTGATTCAGACCAGGAAGATGCTGCTTCTTAAATAA
- a CDS encoding conserved exported hypothetical protein (Evidence 4 : Unknown function but conserved in other organisms) has translation MQKAKICAVVILIALLMSRMGRAESPMIDSLMAQLDLMASAPDSAMERMGDSIASKIEANPNAVAGAIIPELNNSKLTDRQLLAYIWALSFTKDSAAVPPLIDLHQKHSSESVRFRCLSVLADIGGNRAGDYLLSRFDSESNEDTRYYLLNLLAQMQYEKALPRAAEILKVDPQKLYWQPIFIFGKMGDKGVPILLGSLGDKSKNVRMNAIVLLGQWLLSPAAAAPLKERYWQEKDRDCRGLILSAMELVSTDTALSRSFFEDVASKEKDKELAQFARESLDLLKTQRESIAQAAGPKTPSAEKFQIEWSELYKSTGLRGNYDSLAVFSTYNDEPKLKELREHILQRNSDEAMGDYMRVNNIILTNRILLGEK, from the coding sequence ATGCAAAAAGCAAAAATCTGTGCAGTTGTTATTTTGATTGCACTGTTGATGTCGAGAATGGGACGAGCAGAGAGTCCGATGATCGATAGTCTTATGGCTCAACTCGACCTGATGGCTTCCGCCCCCGACAGCGCTATGGAAAGAATGGGCGACAGTATTGCCTCCAAAATAGAAGCAAATCCCAACGCAGTTGCGGGGGCTATCATTCCTGAATTAAATAATAGCAAATTGACAGACAGACAACTCCTGGCGTACATCTGGGCGCTTTCCTTCACGAAAGATTCGGCCGCGGTTCCGCCTTTAATAGACCTTCATCAAAAGCATTCATCGGAAAGTGTGAGGTTTCGGTGTCTCTCGGTCCTGGCCGACATCGGAGGAAATCGAGCCGGTGATTATCTTTTGAGCCGATTTGATTCGGAATCGAATGAAGATACCAGATATTATCTACTTAACCTTTTGGCTCAGATGCAATATGAAAAGGCTCTGCCGCGGGCCGCTGAAATTCTGAAAGTCGATCCTCAGAAACTGTACTGGCAACCGATCTTTATCTTCGGGAAAATGGGGGATAAAGGCGTTCCGATCCTGCTGGGCAGTCTGGGCGATAAGAGCAAAAATGTCCGGATGAACGCTATCGTACTCCTGGGTCAGTGGCTGCTTTCTCCGGCGGCCGCGGCCCCATTGAAAGAGCGATATTGGCAGGAAAAGGACCGGGATTGCCGGGGATTGATTTTATCCGCCATGGAATTGGTATCGACTGACACGGCGCTTTCCCGATCCTTCTTTGAGGATGTCGCCTCTAAAGAAAAGGATAAAGAACTGGCTCAATTTGCCAGGGAGTCTTTGGATCTGTTAAAGACTCAACGGGAATCAATCGCCCAGGCTGCCGGGCCAAAAACTCCCTCCGCCGAGAAATTTCAAATAGAATGGTCGGAATTATATAAATCGACAGGACTCAGGGGTAATTATGATTCTCTGGCCGTTTTCAGTACATATAATGACGAACCCAAACTTAAGGAATTGCGCGAGCATATCCTTCAGCGTAATTCCGATGAAGCGATGGGCGATTATATGCGCGTAAATAATATTATCCTGACAAACCGTATTTTATTGGGCGAAAAGTGA
- a CDS encoding NAD-dependent epimerase/dehydratase yields MPTWKDSVKRKNKALVTGAAGFAGSFLCERLIAAGFEVYGLLGPGEGTENIEAILRSIHIDRIDITHQNLIHRYIAEIKPNYIFHLAAMASVGQSIQKERMTYNINFFGSLNILEGTLAVKKNVKKVILIGSADSYGKFQPAGKNLKENQPFNPVSPYGISKAAAEYLGQYYFKQHRLPVVIARSFNHTGPRQSVNFAVPSFCRQIARIELGFDKPTIKVGNLSVKRDLSDVRDIAEGYYRLAIKGKPGEVYHFSSGRAISIRAVLETLLKLSTTKIMVAADKKRFRKSDIPILRGDCHKATRQLGWRRKFPLERTLKDTLNYWREKVSKETL; encoded by the coding sequence ATGCCGACTTGGAAAGACTCCGTGAAAAGAAAGAATAAGGCACTGGTAACCGGCGCGGCCGGCTTCGCCGGGTCATTTTTGTGCGAGCGATTAATCGCGGCCGGTTTTGAAGTCTATGGACTTCTCGGTCCCGGTGAAGGGACGGAAAATATCGAGGCCATTTTGCGGTCGATTCATATCGATCGAATCGATATCACCCACCAGAATTTAATTCATCGGTATATCGCCGAAATTAAGCCCAATTATATTTTCCATCTGGCGGCAATGGCGTCGGTAGGGCAGTCAATCCAAAAAGAAAGAATGACGTATAATATAAACTTCTTCGGCAGCCTCAATATCCTGGAGGGAACGCTGGCGGTAAAAAAGAACGTGAAAAAAGTAATCTTAATCGGTTCCGCCGACAGTTATGGAAAATTCCAACCGGCGGGCAAAAATTTGAAGGAAAATCAGCCGTTTAATCCGGTTTCCCCCTATGGCATATCCAAAGCGGCGGCGGAATATCTGGGACAATACTATTTCAAACAGCACCGTCTGCCGGTCGTGATCGCCCGAAGTTTCAACCACACCGGACCGCGCCAGAGTGTCAATTTCGCTGTTCCCTCTTTCTGCCGACAAATTGCCCGTATTGAACTGGGGTTCGATAAACCGACCATTAAAGTCGGAAATCTGAGTGTGAAAAGGGATCTCTCCGATGTCAGGGATATTGCCGAAGGATATTACCGCCTGGCGATAAAGGGCAAACCGGGCGAGGTGTATCATTTTTCATCCGGGCGCGCGATATCGATACGAGCCGTCCTGGAGACACTTCTGAAATTATCGACCACCAAAATCATGGTTGCCGCCGATAAAAAGCGGTTCCGAAAATCCGATATTCCTATATTAAGGGGGGATTGTCATAAGGCGACCCGGCAACTGGGCTGGCGCCGTAAATTCCCCCTCGAAAGAACGTTGAAAGATACTTTAAATTACTGGCGAGAGAAGGTCAGTAAGGAAACTTTATAA
- a CDS encoding Putative redox-active protein (C_GCAxxG_C_C) (modular protein) (Evidence 3 : Putative function from multiple computational evidences): MGKAGSGLSSLRTVGTFAKRGTCSETSLCVLNRAFGDPLSDEERAAAIFAGGIMQHGYQCGLIWGAALAAGAQMYRRLGAGPKAEAGAILKARRLVASFRTLNRDNINCLEIIELDKSATSLQMIKFFILKGGVIGCFRRAAKFAKAAHGEISDNVSHNEIKANSAPVSCSALVAKRMGASEKQVTMAAGLAGGIGLSGGACGALGAALWIDGISRIKIPGGKINFNDPGATGIIERFLKAADYEFECAKIVGRSFENVDEHAGYLKSGGCSNIIDALVSGSS; this comes from the coding sequence ATGGGTAAAGCCGGAAGCGGATTATCATCATTAAGAACCGTAGGGACATTCGCCAAGAGGGGAACATGTTCCGAAACCAGTCTCTGCGTTCTGAATCGTGCCTTCGGTGATCCTTTGAGCGATGAGGAACGGGCCGCCGCGATATTTGCCGGCGGCATCATGCAGCACGGCTACCAATGCGGGCTGATCTGGGGAGCGGCCCTGGCCGCGGGGGCACAGATGTACAGGCGGTTGGGAGCGGGCCCGAAAGCCGAGGCCGGGGCGATCCTTAAGGCCCGGAGACTTGTCGCCTCGTTCCGCACTCTTAACCGTGACAATATAAACTGCCTTGAAATTATCGAACTGGATAAGTCGGCAACTTCCCTGCAAATGATAAAATTCTTTATTCTTAAAGGCGGCGTAATAGGGTGCTTCAGGCGGGCGGCGAAATTTGCCAAAGCCGCCCATGGAGAGATAAGTGATAATGTTTCCCACAATGAGATCAAAGCAAATTCGGCTCCGGTCAGTTGCTCGGCTCTTGTGGCAAAACGAATGGGTGCCTCTGAGAAGCAGGTGACGATGGCGGCCGGGTTGGCCGGCGGTATCGGTTTGAGCGGCGGCGCCTGTGGCGCTCTGGGTGCCGCCCTGTGGATAGATGGAATCAGCCGTATAAAAATACCGGGAGGCAAGATTAATTTTAATGATCCGGGCGCCACCGGGATAATCGAGCGATTTCTCAAAGCCGCCGACTACGAATTTGAATGTGCCAAAATAGTCGGACGGTCATTTGAGAATGTCGATGAACATGCCGGATACTTGAAAAGCGGGGGATGTTCCAACATTATCGATGCTCTGGTGAGCGGTTCATCCTAA
- a CDS encoding putative Beta-lactamase (Evidence 3 : Putative function from multiple computational evidences; Product type e : enzyme), which produces MMIILKSLILISLIISVQVVSAQESRDYSVKKIRDHIYELSYDAGGYPVKIIASVGNDGILLVDSGERERAEALKAKLLEMWKGAPAVIILTHEHIEHIGGNEIFGKSPLVIGHSSLRTRLKESHFLFDEYTEASLPDITFNDTLSLYFNGEEIRLISLAGGHSASDIMVWFTKSNVAGVQALCNWPHFPSIDDKNGDVEKYIADAGKTLALLPPDILIVPGHGEDCSMAEFQKFHDMLVQTHEIVKNELAAGKSMEMLQKEDVLKDFKGYEGGYTSANRWIKYLAQGIQKKTTDSRKELYEPLYYALRDKGIDSAIAEYYRLKKNHFDEYEFDETIPAIIGYKLFYMKKDLEAVRFFELSLKEYPRGVYAGLSYQLMAESYEKTGDLKLALKNYKELIKLNPADSAIAGKIKELEKDPHIK; this is translated from the coding sequence ATGATGATAATATTAAAGTCGCTGATTCTGATAAGTCTCATTATTTCGGTTCAGGTGGTTTCGGCCCAGGAAAGCCGGGACTACTCCGTCAAAAAGATAAGGGATCATATCTACGAGTTGAGCTATGATGCCGGCGGTTATCCGGTAAAAATCATCGCCTCGGTCGGAAACGATGGGATATTGCTGGTCGATAGCGGCGAACGGGAAAGGGCCGAGGCACTAAAAGCCAAACTGCTGGAAATGTGGAAGGGAGCCCCGGCGGTTATTATCCTTACCCACGAGCATATTGAGCATATCGGAGGAAATGAGATTTTTGGAAAATCCCCTCTTGTCATAGGACATTCCAGTCTGAGGACGAGGTTGAAAGAGAGCCATTTTTTATTCGATGAATACACCGAGGCCAGCTTACCTGATATAACCTTTAACGACACATTATCACTCTATTTCAATGGCGAAGAAATCCGCCTGATTTCCCTGGCGGGAGGTCACAGTGCCAGCGACATTATGGTCTGGTTCACAAAGTCGAACGTGGCCGGTGTCCAAGCGCTCTGCAACTGGCCGCATTTCCCCTCGATTGACGACAAAAACGGCGATGTGGAAAAATATATCGCTGACGCCGGGAAAACACTGGCACTTCTGCCGCCCGATATTTTGATTGTGCCCGGCCATGGGGAGGATTGCTCTATGGCGGAATTCCAAAAATTCCATGATATGCTGGTCCAGACCCATGAAATTGTCAAAAATGAACTGGCCGCCGGAAAGAGTATGGAAATGCTGCAAAAGGAGGACGTCCTGAAAGACTTCAAGGGATATGAAGGAGGCTATACTTCGGCCAATAGATGGATCAAATATCTGGCTCAAGGAATTCAGAAGAAAACGACTGATTCCCGCAAAGAATTGTATGAACCATTGTATTATGCTTTGAGAGATAAAGGTATTGATTCCGCCATTGCCGAATATTACAGGTTGAAGAAAAACCACTTTGATGAATATGAATTTGATGAGACAATTCCGGCTATAATCGGATATAAACTCTTTTATATGAAGAAGGACCTCGAGGCCGTGAGGTTTTTCGAATTGAGTCTAAAGGAATATCCCCGGGGAGTTTACGCCGGCCTCAGCTATCAACTGATGGCGGAGTCTTACGAAAAGACCGGTGATTTGAAACTGGCCCTCAAAAATTATAAAGAACTTATTAAATTGAATCCCGCGGATTCTGCAATAGCCGGAAAAATTAAGGAACTGGAAAAGGATCCGCACATTAAATAG